The Pygocentrus nattereri isolate fPygNat1 chromosome 2, fPygNat1.pri, whole genome shotgun sequence genome has a window encoding:
- the LOC108416749 gene encoding C-C motif chemokine 2-like isoform X2 encodes MQLFVILLLAVQWTATTLAGIGPPEDCCLRLSYKNIEVTKIEKYVLQDPALCSIKAVRFTTIHGRTVCADPERSWTKFAMCVVDKRKSASRAEAVAICKGLTVKTPSKPSTTVPPKTSSTAPSNPSTRVPSNPSMTATPVSMPSKKTAGRIETETTVKSPVEDDSLKKSSPSFNRESSESRKSSDENESPAGISKTKNTELEESLYSEERDTLSSVMNEQSPNKNTMFCIKQVPAKSSRSYFCIKGSL; translated from the exons ATGCAGCTGTTTGTCATACTACTACTGGCTGTGCAGTGGACGGCCACCACGTTAGCGG gTATTGGACCTCCAGAAGACTGTTGCCTAAGGCTATCATACAAGAACATTGAAGTCACGAAAATTGAGAAGTACGTGCTTCAGGATCCAGCACTCTGTTCTATCAAAGCAGTGAG GTTTACCACCATACACGGCAGGACTGTATGTGCTGATCCTGAAAGGAGCTGGACCAAATTTGCCATGTGTGTGGTGGATAAAAGGAAAAGCGCCAGCAGAGCAGAAGCAGTAGCAATTTGTAAAGGCTTAACAGTAAAAACTCCCTCAAAGCCCTCTACAACAGTTCCCCCAAAAACCTCTTCAACAGCTCCCTCAAATCCTTCTACGAGAGTTCCCTCCAATCCCTCTATGACAGCTACACCTGTATCAATGCCAAGTAAAAAGACAGCGGGCAGAATAGAAACAGAAACAACGGTTAAGTCACCGGTCGAAGACGACTCACTGAAGAAGAGCTCACCAAGCTTCAACAGGGAGAGC AGCGAGTCCCGTAAATCATCAGATGAGAATGAATCCCCTGCAGGAATCAGTAAGACAAAGAACACAGAGCTAGAAGAGTCTCTGTACTCAGAAGAGAGAGACACGCTGTCTTCAGTAATGAATGAACAGTCTCCAAACAAGAACACCATGTTTTGCATAAAGCAGGTACCAGCTAAAAGTAGCAGATCTTACTTTTGTATCAAAGGTTCTTTGTAA
- the LOC108416749 gene encoding uncharacterized protein LOC108416749 isoform X1, with translation MQLFVILLLAVQWTATTLAGIGPPEDCCLRLSYKNIEVTKIEKYVLQDPALCSIKAVRFTTIHGRTVCADPERSWTKFAMCVVDKRKSASRAEAVAICKGLTVKTPSKPSTTVPPKTSSTAPSNPSTRVPSNPSMTATPVSMPSKKTAGRIETETTVKSPVEDDSLKKSSPSFNRESTETSSVDEGDESESRKSSDENESPAGISKTKNTELEESLYSEERDTLSSVMNEQSPNKNTMFCIKQVPAKSSRSYFCIKGSL, from the exons ATGCAGCTGTTTGTCATACTACTACTGGCTGTGCAGTGGACGGCCACCACGTTAGCGG gTATTGGACCTCCAGAAGACTGTTGCCTAAGGCTATCATACAAGAACATTGAAGTCACGAAAATTGAGAAGTACGTGCTTCAGGATCCAGCACTCTGTTCTATCAAAGCAGTGAG GTTTACCACCATACACGGCAGGACTGTATGTGCTGATCCTGAAAGGAGCTGGACCAAATTTGCCATGTGTGTGGTGGATAAAAGGAAAAGCGCCAGCAGAGCAGAAGCAGTAGCAATTTGTAAAGGCTTAACAGTAAAAACTCCCTCAAAGCCCTCTACAACAGTTCCCCCAAAAACCTCTTCAACAGCTCCCTCAAATCCTTCTACGAGAGTTCCCTCCAATCCCTCTATGACAGCTACACCTGTATCAATGCCAAGTAAAAAGACAGCGGGCAGAATAGAAACAGAAACAACGGTTAAGTCACCGGTCGAAGACGACTCACTGAAGAAGAGCTCACCAAGCTTCAACAGGGAGAGCACAGAGACGTCTTCGGTAGACGAGGGGGATGAAAGCGAGTCCCGTAAATCATCAGATGAGAATGAATCCCCTGCAGGAATCAGTAAGACAAAGAACACAGAGCTAGAAGAGTCTCTGTACTCAGAAGAGAGAGACACGCTGTCTTCAGTAATGAATGAACAGTCTCCAAACAAGAACACCATGTTTTGCATAAAGCAGGTACCAGCTAAAAGTAGCAGATCTTACTTTTGTATCAAAGGTTCTTTGTAA